One window of the Dreissena polymorpha isolate Duluth1 chromosome 5, UMN_Dpol_1.0, whole genome shotgun sequence genome contains the following:
- the LOC127831167 gene encoding uncharacterized protein LOC127831167, producing MLYVPQTMMAPLCPKEFLAGLLVLALNSHPVEPHLILSFFSNNQSLVNRCEVLPGLADHDAIFVESSLRPMRVRKPPRKVHLYKKADFDSLRDELSAYLPEFTENTANISVDHTWKAFENKLKSLISKRRRGCETQLLALTNELVHSMARHKQHDLAVLDFSKAFDRVPHSHLLTKLNHYGIRGYTLKWIEAFLTDRTRRVRLFADDCVVYREINSEEYCLILQNDLIKLAEWEKQWGMDFHPEKCSILRVHRKRNQIIFRYSLKDHILETDSTTKYLGVTLSQNLSRNHHMDITAKKGNSTLGFLQRNLRVSNEKVKTTAYTSLVRPGLEYCSTVWNPFTKDLVYKLEMVQRRAARYVTNRYHNTSSVSSMIEHLGWETLESRRTKAQLTMLYKIINDLVDIPANQYLVQAPSRPKDHNKKYHQPSTSTSCHKNSFFPRTISVWNHLPA from the exons ATGCTGTACGTACCTCAGACAATGATGGCTCCTTTGTGTCCAAAGGAATTTCTGGCGGGTCTTCTGGTTCTAGCCTTGAACAGTCACCCAGTGGAACCTCAC TTGATTCTCTCCTTCTTCTCCAATAACCAATCACTCGTAAATCGCTGCGAAGTACTGCCTGGCTTAGCGGATCATGATGCCATCTTTGTAGAATCCAGTCTTCGCCCAATGAGAGTTCGTAAGCCTCCAAGAAAAGTGCACCTGTACAAGAAAGCTGATTTCGACAGTCTCAGAGATGAACTGTCTGCCTACCTACCAGAGTTCACGGAAAATACAGCCAACATCTCAGTCGACCACACTTGGAAGGCTTTCGAGAACAAACTGAAGTCGCTGATCAGCAA AAGAAGACGGGGCTGCGAAACCCAGCTACTGGCGCTGACGAATGAGCTCGTCCATTCCATGGCCCGCCATAAACAACATGACCTTGCTGTACTTGATTTCAGCAAGGCATTCGATCGGGTCCCGCACAGTCACCTGCTCACCAAACTCAACCACTATGGCATCAGGGGTTACACCTTGAAGTGGATTGAAGCCTTTCTGACAGATCGCACGCGCAG AGTAAGGCTATTCGCAGATGACTGTGTGGTTTATCGGGAAATCAACTCGGAAGAATACTGCCTGATCCTACAAAACGACCTGATAAAGCTAGCCGAATGGGAGAAACAATGGGGTATGGACTTTCACCCAGAGAAGTGTAGCATTCTCCGTGTCCACAGAAAGAGGAACCAAATCATATTCCGTTACTCCCTGAAAGACCACATCCTCGAGACTGACTCGACTACCAAGTACCTGGGAGTAACCTTGTCCCAAAACCTTTCACGGAACCACCATATGGACATCACGGCGAAAAAGGGAAACAGTACACTCGGCTTCCTCCAGCGCAACCTACGCGTCAGCAATGAGAAGGTCAAGACCACGGCATACACTTCTCTTGTCCGGCCAGGCCTTGAGTATTGCTCCACAGTGTGGAACCCATTTACAAAGGACCTGGTTTACAAGCTCGAGATGGTACAGAGGAGGGCTGCTAGATATGTGACCAACCGATACCACAACACCAGCAGCGTATCCTCCATGATCGAGCACTTGGGGTGGGAGACGCTCGAGTCACGACGGACCAAAGCGCAACTCACCATGCTGTACAAAATCATCAATGACCTGGTGGATATCCCAGCCAACCAATACCTTGTACAAGCCCCAAGTCGCCCTAAGGACCATAACAAGAAGTACCACCAGCCGTCTACATCCACATCTTGCCACAAGAACTCATTCTTTCCACGAACCATATCCGTTTGGAACCACCTCCCTGCGTAA